ACTGGTGACCGCGATCCAGGTGCTCGAGGAGGGTGAGCCGCGCTACCACCTCGACATCGAGACCGACGACGTCGACGCGGAGACCGCGAGGCTGCTCGGGCTGGGCGCGGTCGAGGTGTCGAGTTGGCAGGGGTGCAACACCTTGCGTGTGCCGGGCGGGCAGTTGTTGTGCGTCATTCCGGTGCACTCCGACCCGGAGGAGTTCGCCGCCAAGGCGACCCCCTGGCCGTAAGCGTCGGCGCAAGGGCCCGGTCAGGGGCCGGCTCGGGACTCTCCCCGATGCGGCCGGCCACCCACGCTGACTAGGGTCGAACCGCGGCCTGGGGGCTGAGGCGTGGGGGTTTGATGAAAGCCATCGTGCAGGACCGGTACGGCGCGCCTGACGTGCTGGAGCTCCGGGAGATCGACCAGCCGGCACCAGGCGCCAGTGACGTTCTGGTGCGGGTTCATGCCGCCGCGGTCAATGCGCGGGACTGGCACTTGATGCGCGGTGATCCGTACGTCGCGCGGCTGATGGACAAGTCGACCTTCGGCCGGCGCGGACCGAGGCAGCCGGTTCGGGGGAGCGACTTCGCGGGCGTGGTCGAGTCCGTCGGGGCGGGGGTGACGAGGTTCAAGCCGGGCGACCGGGTGTTCGGTGAAGCGGACGGTGCCTTCGCCGAGTTCGTCTGTGCGCCGGTGACCTCGGTCGCGCACCTGCCGGCGGCGCTCACGTTCGGGCAGGCGGCGGCGTTCCCGCTCGCGGCGAACACCGCGCTGATGGGTCTGCGCGCGCTGGAGGCGGGTCAGCACTTGCTCGTGAACGGCGCGTCCGGCGGGGTCGGCACGTTCGCCGTACAGATCGCCAAGGCGTACGGCGCGGAGGTGACCGCCGTCTGTAGCACCCGCAACGTCGACCTGGTCCGCGAGCTCGGCGCCGACCACGTCGTCGACTACACCACCACCGACTTCACCAGAGCCACCGCCCAGTACGACGTACTGCTCGACCTGGTCGGCAACCGCACCCTCCGCGACCTGCGCCGCCCCCTGAAGCCAGGCGGCACGCTCGTCCTGTCCGGAGGCGGCGTCTCCCGCGGCGGCAGCTTGATCGGCCCGGTGGGCCTGATCATCCGGGGCACCTTGCTCGCCAAGCTCACTCGCCGCCACCACATCGAGGTCCTCGAAGCCGTCCCGCGCGCCGACAACCTCCGCGCCCTGGCCGACCTCGCCGAGACCGGCAAGGTGGTCGCGGTCGTTGATCGCGAGTACCCGCTCGCCCAGGCCGCCGAAGCGATCCGCTACCTGGAGGTGGACCACGCGAGGGCCAAGGTCGTCCTGACCCTCTGACCTCACCCGGCCCGAGCCGAGGTCGTCCTGACCCAGCCCGAGCCCAAGGCGCGGGACACCACGACGTGTGTCCCGCCGCCCACGGAGAGAGTGCTCGGGTGAACGAGTTGCCGAACACCGCCTGCCTGCAGCGCTCTCAGCTGAGCGCCTCCGCGCGGGCCGCCAGGTAGTGCCGCTCGGGGAACGACTGGGTCAGCCGAGCCGCTTCCTGGTACGCCGTCCGAGCAGCTTCGAGGTCGCCCGCCAGTTCGAGCAGATGCGCCCGTACGGCGGTGGTGCGGTGGTGGTCCTCGGGGGCCTCGCCGAGAAGGTCGAGGCCGGTCCGCGGACCGTGCACCATCGCGACGGCGACGATCCGGTTCAGGGTGACGATCGGGCCGGGGGAGAGGGTCTCCAGGAGCTCGTAGAGCACGAGGATCTGGCGCCAGTCGGTGTCGGCGGCATCCAGCGCCTCGGCGTGCACCGCGGCGATCGCGGCCTGCAGCTGGTACGGGCCGATGGGCGCGGCGCTGAGCGTCGTACTGATCAGGTCGGTGCCTTCGGCAATGAAATCGCGGTGCCAGCGGGTGCGGTCCTGGTCCGGGAGAGGGATCAGCGCGCCGGTCTCGGAGGTCCGGGCGGGGCGCCGGGCGTCGGTCAGCAGCATCAGCGCGAGCAGGCCACTGACCTCGCCTTCGGCCGGGAGCTGCGCGTGCAGCTGGCGGGTGAGGCGGATCGCCTCGGTGCTCAGCTCGACGCGGTGCAGGGCCTCGCCGGAGCTGGCGGTGTAGCCCTCGTTGAAGATCAGGTAGAGCACGTGCAGGACGGTGGCCAGCCGCGGGCCGAGCTCTTCGGCGGGCGGCATCCGGAAGGTCGCGCCGCCGGACTTGATCGATGCCTTCGCCCGGCTGATCCGCTGACCGATGGTTGCCTCGGGCACCAGGAAGGCGCGGGCGATCTCGCCCGTCGTCAGTCCGCCGACGGCGCGCAGGGTGAGCGCGATCTGCGACGGGGGAGTGAGCGCGGGATGGCAGCAGAGGAACAGCAGTGTGAGCGAGTCGTCGCTCTCCGGGACGGGCTCGTACGACGGCCCGTCCGGCGTCTCGAACGACCGATGGGGGTCCGCGGCGGCGACCGTCTCCTCGCGTTTGCGCCGGGCCGTCTCGCTGCGCAGCAGCTCGATCCGGCGCCGGGACGCGACGGTGATCAGCCAGTTCAGCGGCTGGTCGGGAACGCCGTCGGCCGGCCACTGGGTGGTCGCCGCGAGCAAGGCCTCCTGGACGGCGTCCTCGCAGAGGTCGAACCCGCCGTACCGGCGGACCAGCGGGCCGACGACCCGGGGAGCGAGCTCCCGCAACAGACTCTCGATCTGCCCCGGCAAGCCGTCGTCCGGCTGCCCCGAGAATCCCCGCTGCCCCGAAAGACCCCCTTCCGGCTGCCCCACGGTGCTCACAGCAGAGTGCTCAGGTCCCGGACCGGACGGATCTCGACGATGCTGTACTCGGCCTCGGGGATCTGCGTGACGATCTCGGTCGCGCGCTCGACGGTGTCGCACTCGACCAGGTAGAAGCCCGCCAGCTGCTCCTTGATCTCGGCGAACGGGCCGTCGGTGGTGACCGCCTTGCCGTCGCGTACGAGCACTTGGCGGGTCAGTGCGGGATCGTCCAGCGACTCGCTCGCGAGCAGCTCGTTCTTCACGCTCAAAGCGTTTTCGAGGGCGGTGTAGCCGGCCATCGACTCGCGTCGCTGCTCCGGCGACAGCTGGTTCCACAGCGCGCGGCCCTCGGGGTTGCCGTAGATCAGGATCAGGAACTTCATCACCCCACAGTACGAGGCGCGAGAGTCTCCCTTCGGTCTCGATCAGGTCACCGGTCGGTGTCGTGCGTAGCCGGGCCGGTCAGGTCGCGTTCGAGTAGTCAGGGGCAAATCAGGGCTACCCCGGTGTGGCCCGGGCGAAACCTGCTCGCATGCCCCAGTAGAGTTACCGGCGGGACTGAGCCAGCGGACAAAAGGGGGAGAGTCGCGTGCCGGACTTGGAGGTGTCCGACCGGGTACTGACGATCCCGAACGCACTGAGCTTCGTGCGGTTGCTCGGGGTGCCGTTGTTCCTGTGGCTGATTCTCGGCCCGGAGGAGGACGGCTGGGCCCTGCTGGTGCTCGCCGTCTCCGGTTTCACCGACTGGGCCGACGGCCAGATCGCCCGCCGGATGAACCAGACCACCCGGCTCGGCCAGATGCTCGACCCGGTCGCCGACCGGCTCTACATCTTCGCGACCGTGCTCGGCCTGGCACTGCGCGACATCATCCCGTGGTGGCTGGCGATCGCGCTGCCGCTGCGCGACCTGCTGCTGACCTTCACCCTGCCCGCGCTGCACCGCCGCGGCTTCAACGCGCTGCCCGTGCACTTCCTCGGCAAGTCGGCGACCTTCTGTCTGCTGTACGCCTTCCCGCTGCTGCTGCTCGGTGACGGCGACAGCACGCTCAACCTGCTCGCCCGGGTGTTCGGCTGGGCGTTCGCGATCTGGGGCACGGCGCTGTACTACTGGGCCGGCGCGCTGTACTTCGTGCAGCTGCGGCACCTGATCCAGACCGTCAAACCGATCAGTGGGCAACCGGGGAGATCGTGACTCAGCAAGCTCCACCCGGGCAGCGGCGCGTGGACGCGTCCATGTCGCTGCTGAACAACCTGATGGCGCACCCGCTCGACGAGGGGTACGCGATCAGCGCGCGGGCCCGTCCGTTGACCGGTGGGCCCAAGAAGGCCCGGCACCGGATCATGCTGGTCGTCGCGTTCGTCGTCCTGGGATTCCTGCTGGCGATCGCCGCGTCGCAGAACTACCGCGCCGCCCCGGCGGCCGAGAAGCAGCGCAACGAGCTGGTCGAACGCGTCGAGCAGGCCGACGGCCGGCTGAACGACCTGCGCAACCGCCAGACCGCCCTGGTGGGTGAGGTGCGCGGGCTGCAGGCCGGCGCGCTGAGCGAGTCCGACGCGGCGCTGCAGAAGAAGGTCGACGACCTGGAGCTGCAGGTCGGCTCGATCGCCGTGACCGGGCCCGGCCTCAAGGTGGTCGTCGACGACGCCAAGAACGCCGACGACAAGGAGGGCCGGCTGCTCGACGTCGACCTCCAGCAACTGGTCAACGGGCTGTGGACCGCGGGCGCCGAGGCGATCGCCGTGAACGGCCACCGGCTGACCAGCCTGACCGCGATCCGCGGCGCCGGCAGCGCGATCACCGTCGACTACAGCTCGCTCAACCCGCCGTACACGGTGCTCGCGATCGGTGACACCAACACCTTGCCGGCCCGGTTCGCCCAGAGCTCGGGCGGCCAGTGGGTGCAGTACCTGGTGAGCAACTTCGATGTCCGGATGACAACCACGACGGAGGACTCCTTGCTGGTGCCAGCCGATGCCACCATCGCGCTGCGGTACGCGAAGGTGGGACCGAAATGATCGCCGTGCTCGGTCTGGTGATCGGCGTCGTGATCGGCCTGCTGGTCGCGCCCGACGTGCCCGACTGGGCCCAGCCGTACCTGCCGATCGCCGTCGTCGCCGCGCTCGACGCGGTCTTCGGCGCGCTGCGCGCGTTCCTGGACGGGATCTTCGACGACAAGGTGTTCGTCGTGTCGTTCGTGTCCAACGTGCTGATCGCGGCCCTGATCGTCTACCTCGGTGACCAGCTCGGCGTCGGCTCGCAGCTGTCCACGGGTGTCGTCGTCGTGCTGGGCATCCGGATCTTCACCAACATGGCCGCGATCCGCCGGCACGTCTTCCGGGCCTGATCATGAGCGACGACCAGCGACCGCCCGAGGAGCCGAAGCGCCCGCCGCAGCACCGCGGCGAGGCGCACCACCGGGCGTCCGCGCCGAAGCATCCCGACCGTACGCCGCCGCCCGGGCCCGAGGGGCCGGGCGAGGGATCGGCCCCGGCCTCGCCTTCGGCGGCGCCCTCGCCCTCGGCGGAGGCTTCGGGTTCGGGTCCGGACGGTACGCCGGCTGACCCGGCACACCCGGCCGCGCCGACCCCGATGCCGCGCGCCAAGGGGCCGAACCTGGCCCTGCGCCGGTTGAAGGCCGGCTTCAAGCCCTCGCGCGGACAGGCGATCGTCGCCGTCGTACTGGCACTCGTCGCCTGTACGGCGGTCGTCCAGGTCCGGGTCAACCGCGCCGACGACGGCTACCAGAACGCCCGCCGCGAGGACCTGATCGCGATCCTCGACGGCCTGAACCAGAACAACCGCCGGCTGGAGAGCGAGATCACCGAGCTGGAGGAGCGCAAGAACACGCTGTCCTCCAGCGCGGACAAGGCCCAGACCGCGCGCGAGCAGGCCGAGCAGCAGGTCCGCACCCTCGGCATCCTGGCCGGCACGCTGCCGGCCCAGGGGCCGGGTGTCCGGATCACGCTGAACGACCCCGAGGGCAAGATGACGTCGGGCAACCTGCTGGACGCGATCGAGGAGCTGCGTGACGCCGGCGCCGAGGCGATCCAGATCAACGGCTCGGTCCGGGTGGTGGCCAGTACCGACCTGATCGACGACGCGCCCGGGGTCCGGGTGGACGGCGAGAAGCTCGTCTCGCCGTACGTGGTCGAGGCGATCGGTGAGTCGCACAACCTGGCCGAGGCGGCGAACTTCCCCGGCGGTCTGGTCAGTGAGGTGACCGGTCCGCAGATCGGCGGCACCGCCGAGGTGACCGAGCTGCGGCAGCTGACCATCAGTGCCTTGCACGCGCCGGAGGAGCATCGCTACGCTCGCCCGGCCCCCAGCCCGACCAAGTAGATCCTGAGCGAAAGAGGACCCGAGGTGTACCCCGAAGACCTGAAGTACACGGCCGAGCACGAGTGGCTCAAGGCCGGCGAAGAAGGCCCGGTGCGGGTCGGTATCACCGACTTCGCCCAGGACGCGCTGGGCGACATCGTGTACGTCCAGCTGCCCGAGGTCGGCGCCGTCGTACGCGCCGGCGACGCCTGCGGCGAGCTGGAGTCGACCAAGTCCGTCAGCGACCTGTTCGCGCCGGTCAACGGCACCGTCCGGGCCGTCAACGAAGCGCTGGCCGACCAGCCCGACCTGGTCAACACCGACCCGTACGGCGAGGGCTGGCTGCTCGACCTCGAGGTCGACGACGACGAGGAGGTGGCGGCCCTGATGGACGCCGACACCTACAAGGGCCAGCTCGACCAGAGCTGACCGGTCGGGAGGACGTCCGCACACCTCCCGCCAACTGATAGGTTTGCGGCCTCAACCGCCGGTCGAGGGTTGAGGCCTCAGTCCACACTTGCACCAACGACTGTCATCACGGGGATCTACGACAACGTCGCCGGACCGCCGGCGATCGGGAGGATCACAGCATGCCGTTCTGCAACCAGTGCGGGCACGAGAACTCCGAGGGCAGCAGGTTCTGCTCGCAGTGCGGAACGATGCTCCCTGGCGCGGACCGTCCGGTGCCCGCCCCCGGCGTCACCGACACCGCGATGCTGACGCCGATCAGCGCCGAGCCCGACACCGAGCGGATCGAGCTGGCCGGTGAGGGCCTGACCGCCGAGGACGAGGCCGCCGTCGGCGCGCTGCCGGCCGGGTCCGCCCTGCTGATCGTCCAGCGCGGGCCGAACGCGGGCAGCCGCTTCCTGCTCGACGTCGACGTGGTCACCGCCGGCCGGCACCCCGACAGCGACATCTTCCTGGACGACGTCACGGTCTCGCGCCGGCACGCGGAGTTCCGCCGCGACCCGGCCGGGGTCAAGGTCCGCGACGTCGGCAGCCTGAACGGCACGTACGTCAACCGCGACCGGATCGACGAGGTCGCGCTGGCAGGCGGCGACGAGGTCCAGATCGGCAAGTACCGGCTCGTCTACTACGCCAGTGGCCAGGCCTGAGGCTGACGCCGGAGGAAGCAGCATCGGAGCGGTGCTGCAGGTCCTGCAGGCCGAGTTTGCCGACGTCACCATCTCCAAGCTCCGCTTCCTCGAGGCCGAGGGACTGGTGACGCCGGCCCGGACGGCGTCCGGGTACCGGAAGTTCAGTGCGGCCGACATCGAGCGGCTGCGGTACGTGCTGACCGCGCAACGCGACCAGTACCTGCCGCTGAAGGTGATCAAGGAACACCTCGGCGCGATGGACCGCGGGCTGCGGCCGACACCGGGCGGCCGTCCGGCGGCGCCTGCCGCGGCCGAGCCGGCCGGGCTGCCGGTGGCCGAGGACTTCGGTGCCGACCGCACCGAGCTGAAGCTGACCCGTGAGGAGCTGCGGGTCGCGGCGGGGATCACGGCGGAGCTGCTCGAGCAGCTGGAGAGTCATCAGCTGGTGGTGGCTCGGGGCAACCACTACGACGGCGACGCGATCCTGGTGGCGAAGGCGGCCGCGGAGTTCGGGCGGTACGGCGTGGAGCCGCGGCACCTGAGGCCGTTCCGGACGGCGGCCGACCGCGAGGTCGGCCTGATCGAACAGGTCGCCGGGCCGCGGCGCGACGACAAGACCCAGGAGCTTGCGGCCCTCGCCGTACGGTTGCACGCGGCACTTGTTCGGTCTCGTTTGTCCCGCTGAGGGGGCGCTGCCTGGCGAGGTCGGCGGTGATGCGGCCGTCCAGGTCGGCTGTGGCTGAGGCCGCTCCGGCCGGAAAGAACGTGGTGGGGACGCAGGCCCGACCGGCGGGGGACTGGCGGGGCGCGGCGG
The Kribbella italica DNA segment above includes these coding regions:
- a CDS encoding VOC family protein, with translation MHRSRVSTLLIDVPQAEAPRAKDFWSAALGVRTGSPPGEPQYLSLYDAVPGLVTAIQVLEEGEPRYHLDIETDDVDAETARLLGLGAVEVSSWQGCNTLRVPGGQLLCVIPVHSDPEEFAAKATPWP
- a CDS encoding NAD(P)-dependent alcohol dehydrogenase; amino-acid sequence: MKAIVQDRYGAPDVLELREIDQPAPGASDVLVRVHAAAVNARDWHLMRGDPYVARLMDKSTFGRRGPRQPVRGSDFAGVVESVGAGVTRFKPGDRVFGEADGAFAEFVCAPVTSVAHLPAALTFGQAAAFPLAANTALMGLRALEAGQHLLVNGASGGVGTFAVQIAKAYGAEVTAVCSTRNVDLVRELGADHVVDYTTTDFTRATAQYDVLLDLVGNRTLRDLRRPLKPGGTLVLSGGGVSRGGSLIGPVGLIIRGTLLAKLTRRHHIEVLEAVPRADNLRALADLAETGKVVAVVDREYPLAQAAEAIRYLEVDHARAKVVLTL
- a CDS encoding RNA polymerase sigma factor, producing the protein MPGQIESLLRELAPRVVGPLVRRYGGFDLCEDAVQEALLAATTQWPADGVPDQPLNWLITVASRRRIELLRSETARRKREETVAAADPHRSFETPDGPSYEPVPESDDSLTLLFLCCHPALTPPSQIALTLRAVGGLTTGEIARAFLVPEATIGQRISRAKASIKSGGATFRMPPAEELGPRLATVLHVLYLIFNEGYTASSGEALHRVELSTEAIRLTRQLHAQLPAEGEVSGLLALMLLTDARRPARTSETGALIPLPDQDRTRWHRDFIAEGTDLISTTLSAAPIGPYQLQAAIAAVHAEALDAADTDWRQILVLYELLETLSPGPIVTLNRIVAVAMVHGPRTGLDLLGEAPEDHHRTTAVRAHLLELAGDLEAARTAYQEAARLTQSFPERHYLAARAEALS
- a CDS encoding YciI family protein — its product is MKFLILIYGNPEGRALWNQLSPEQRRESMAGYTALENALSVKNELLASESLDDPALTRQVLVRDGKAVTTDGPFAEIKEQLAGFYLVECDTVERATEIVTQIPEAEYSIVEIRPVRDLSTLL
- a CDS encoding CDP-alcohol phosphatidyltransferase family protein, with protein sequence MPDLEVSDRVLTIPNALSFVRLLGVPLFLWLILGPEEDGWALLVLAVSGFTDWADGQIARRMNQTTRLGQMLDPVADRLYIFATVLGLALRDIIPWWLAIALPLRDLLLTFTLPALHRRGFNALPVHFLGKSATFCLLYAFPLLLLGDGDSTLNLLARVFGWAFAIWGTALYYWAGALYFVQLRHLIQTVKPISGQPGRS
- a CDS encoding DUF881 domain-containing protein, with the protein product MSLLNNLMAHPLDEGYAISARARPLTGGPKKARHRIMLVVAFVVLGFLLAIAASQNYRAAPAAEKQRNELVERVEQADGRLNDLRNRQTALVGEVRGLQAGALSESDAALQKKVDDLELQVGSIAVTGPGLKVVVDDAKNADDKEGRLLDVDLQQLVNGLWTAGAEAIAVNGHRLTSLTAIRGAGSAITVDYSSLNPPYTVLAIGDTNTLPARFAQSSGGQWVQYLVSNFDVRMTTTTEDSLLVPADATIALRYAKVGPK
- a CDS encoding small basic family protein — its product is MIAVLGLVIGVVIGLLVAPDVPDWAQPYLPIAVVAALDAVFGALRAFLDGIFDDKVFVVSFVSNVLIAALIVYLGDQLGVGSQLSTGVVVVLGIRIFTNMAAIRRHVFRA
- a CDS encoding DUF881 domain-containing protein, coding for MSDDQRPPEEPKRPPQHRGEAHHRASAPKHPDRTPPPGPEGPGEGSAPASPSAAPSPSAEASGSGPDGTPADPAHPAAPTPMPRAKGPNLALRRLKAGFKPSRGQAIVAVVLALVACTAVVQVRVNRADDGYQNARREDLIAILDGLNQNNRRLESEITELEERKNTLSSSADKAQTAREQAEQQVRTLGILAGTLPAQGPGVRITLNDPEGKMTSGNLLDAIEELRDAGAEAIQINGSVRVVASTDLIDDAPGVRVDGEKLVSPYVVEAIGESHNLAEAANFPGGLVSEVTGPQIGGTAEVTELRQLTISALHAPEEHRYARPAPSPTK
- the gcvH gene encoding glycine cleavage system protein GcvH, which gives rise to MYPEDLKYTAEHEWLKAGEEGPVRVGITDFAQDALGDIVYVQLPEVGAVVRAGDACGELESTKSVSDLFAPVNGTVRAVNEALADQPDLVNTDPYGEGWLLDLEVDDDEEVAALMDADTYKGQLDQS
- a CDS encoding FHA domain-containing protein; its protein translation is MPFCNQCGHENSEGSRFCSQCGTMLPGADRPVPAPGVTDTAMLTPISAEPDTERIELAGEGLTAEDEAAVGALPAGSALLIVQRGPNAGSRFLLDVDVVTAGRHPDSDIFLDDVTVSRRHAEFRRDPAGVKVRDVGSLNGTYVNRDRIDEVALAGGDEVQIGKYRLVYYASGQA
- a CDS encoding MerR family transcriptional regulator; the encoded protein is MLQVLQAEFADVTISKLRFLEAEGLVTPARTASGYRKFSAADIERLRYVLTAQRDQYLPLKVIKEHLGAMDRGLRPTPGGRPAAPAAAEPAGLPVAEDFGADRTELKLTREELRVAAGITAELLEQLESHQLVVARGNHYDGDAILVAKAAAEFGRYGVEPRHLRPFRTAADREVGLIEQVAGPRRDDKTQELAALAVRLHAALVRSRLSR